The following proteins are co-located in the Anomalospiza imberbis isolate Cuckoo-Finch-1a 21T00152 chromosome Z, ASM3175350v1, whole genome shotgun sequence genome:
- the DEPDC1B gene encoding DEP domain-containing protein 1B isoform X1 codes for MEPRLVGPGPYRATRLWNEIIELFRAGMPLRKHRCRLKSYERCFKASEAVECLHELLGSNQNFGPEVTRDQTVKLLKKFLKNHVIEDIKGRWGKEDFEDNGHLYRFPPSSPLKSYPKKPSCGKEVIKFPDWNEPRAGPSQEHIPVKSVAMNSEVWYKRHSIAIGEVPACKLVFRRELTQANIEEIWKSMTLSRLQKVLGLDSLDEVLDTKLVNSKHIVQNVYNVNKQGIVTLEDKSKELPHWILSAMKCLANWPSCSDMKQPTYSGFERDVFKTIVDYFGQMKEPLLTFHFFDIFVSVLGLLQKPSKAVEALQISCLLLPPENRRRLQLLVRMMARISLNQDLPRLSESVRTRTLMVQVFSRCILCSKDEIDLDELLAAKLVSFLMDNYQEILNVPSALKSSIEDHVVHLQRVQIKYAGADSDAALPPPSLCHQITTGEFEYQRATGSQEPLAALLEEIVMNKEISVKDKKKKLKQFQKSYPEVYRVRFPSPETEAMLFPEKTKQKPPILMWALKKPFQPFHRTRSFRM; via the exons ATGGAGCCGCGGCTGGTGGGGCCCGGCCCGTACCGCGCCACCCGCCTG TGGAACGAGATAATCGAGCTCTTCCGTGCTGGAATGCCTTTACGGAAGCATCGCTGTCGTCTCAAGAGCTACGAGCGCTGCTTCAAAGCCTCGGAGGCAGTGGAATGTTTGCATGAGCTACTTGGCTCTAATCAAAACTTTGGCCCGGAAGTGACTCGCGATCAAACGGTTAAGCTGCttaaaaaattcctgaaaaatcaTGTAATCGAAGATATCAAAGGAAGGTGGGGCAAAGAGGATTTTGAAGACAATGGCCATTTATATCG ATTTCCTCCTTCCTCACCATTGAAGTCATATCCAAAGAAACCTTCATGTGGAAAGGAAGTAATTAAATTTCCAGACTGGAATGAACCGAGGGCTGGCCCTTCTCAAGAACACATCCCAGTGAAATCTGTTGCAATG AACTCTGAGGTGTGGTACAAGCGACACAGCATAGCTATCGGGGAAGTACCAGCATGCAAACTTGTGTTCCGCAGAGAGCTAACACAAGCAAATATAGAAGAGATATGGAAATCCATGACTTTATCACG ATTACAAAAGGTGTTGGGTTTGGATTCTCTGGATGAAGTGTTAGACACAAAACTTGTGAATTCAAAACATATAGTTCAAAATGTATATAATGTCAATAAGCAAGGCATTGTCACTTTAGAGGACAAATCAA AGGAACTACCTCATTGGATATTATCCGCAATGAAATGTCTAGCAAATT GGCCCAGTTGTTCAGATATGAAGCAGCCTACGTACTCAGGTTTTGAAAGAGATGTCTTCAAAACTATAGTGGACTACTTTGGCCAGATGAAAGAACCTCTTctgacatttcatttttttgatatttttgttAGTGTGTTAG GACTGCTGCAAAAACCCAGCAAGGCTGTAGAAGCTCTTCAGATATCTTGTCTCCTACTGCCACCAGAAAATAGGAGAAGACTACAGCTATTGGTGAGAATGATGGCAAGAATTAGTCTAAACCAGGATTTGCCACGTCTTTCTGAATCAGTGAGGACCAGAACTTTG atgGTTCAGGTGTTTTCCCGTTGTATTCTCTGTTCAAAGGATGAAATAGACTTGGATGAACTTCTTGCTGCTAAACTAGTATCTTTTCTCATGGATAATTATCAAGAGATCTTAAATGTTCCTTCTGCTTTAAAGTCTTCCATAGAAGATCATGTTGTACATCTCCAGAGAGTCCAA ATAAAATATGCTGGGGCTGATAGTGATGCAGCACTTCCTCCTCCATCATTGTGTCACCAAATCACTACAGGTGAATTTGAATACCAAAGGGCAACTGGCTCTCAAGAACCACTGGCAGCTTTGTTGGAAGAAATTGTAATGAACAAAGAAATATCTGTGAAAGATAAAAAGAAGAAGCTCAagcaa TTTCAGAAATCTTACCCTGAAGTGTACAGAGTACGATTTCCTAGCCCTGAAACCGAAGCGATGCTATTTCCTgaaaaaactaaacagaaaCCACCAATACTGATGTGGGCCTTAAAAAAGCCTTTTCAACCATTTCACAGAACCAGAAGCTTTCGGATGTAA
- the DEPDC1B gene encoding DEP domain-containing protein 1B isoform X2 → MEPRLVGPGPYRATRLWNEIIELFRAGMPLRKHRCRLKSYERCFKASEAVECLHELLGSNQNFGPEVTRDQTVKLLKKFLKNHVIEDIKGRWGKEDFEDNGHLYRFPPSSPLKSYPKKPSCGKEVIKFPDWNEPRAGPSQEHIPVKSVAMNSEVWYKRHSIAIGEVPACKLVFRRELTQANIEEIWKSMTLSRLQKVLGLDSLDEVLDTKLVNSKHIVQNVYNVNKQGIVTLEDKSKELPHWILSAMKCLANWPSCSDMKQPTYSGFERDVFKTIVDYFGQMKEPLLTFHFFDIFVSVLGLLQKPSKAVEALQISCLLLPPENRRRLQLLVRMMARISLNQDLPRLSESVRTRTLMVQVFSRCILCSKDEIDLDELLAAKLVSFLMDNYQEILNVPSALKSSIEDHVVHLQRVQVNLNTKGQLALKNHWQLCWKKL, encoded by the exons ATGGAGCCGCGGCTGGTGGGGCCCGGCCCGTACCGCGCCACCCGCCTG TGGAACGAGATAATCGAGCTCTTCCGTGCTGGAATGCCTTTACGGAAGCATCGCTGTCGTCTCAAGAGCTACGAGCGCTGCTTCAAAGCCTCGGAGGCAGTGGAATGTTTGCATGAGCTACTTGGCTCTAATCAAAACTTTGGCCCGGAAGTGACTCGCGATCAAACGGTTAAGCTGCttaaaaaattcctgaaaaatcaTGTAATCGAAGATATCAAAGGAAGGTGGGGCAAAGAGGATTTTGAAGACAATGGCCATTTATATCG ATTTCCTCCTTCCTCACCATTGAAGTCATATCCAAAGAAACCTTCATGTGGAAAGGAAGTAATTAAATTTCCAGACTGGAATGAACCGAGGGCTGGCCCTTCTCAAGAACACATCCCAGTGAAATCTGTTGCAATG AACTCTGAGGTGTGGTACAAGCGACACAGCATAGCTATCGGGGAAGTACCAGCATGCAAACTTGTGTTCCGCAGAGAGCTAACACAAGCAAATATAGAAGAGATATGGAAATCCATGACTTTATCACG ATTACAAAAGGTGTTGGGTTTGGATTCTCTGGATGAAGTGTTAGACACAAAACTTGTGAATTCAAAACATATAGTTCAAAATGTATATAATGTCAATAAGCAAGGCATTGTCACTTTAGAGGACAAATCAA AGGAACTACCTCATTGGATATTATCCGCAATGAAATGTCTAGCAAATT GGCCCAGTTGTTCAGATATGAAGCAGCCTACGTACTCAGGTTTTGAAAGAGATGTCTTCAAAACTATAGTGGACTACTTTGGCCAGATGAAAGAACCTCTTctgacatttcatttttttgatatttttgttAGTGTGTTAG GACTGCTGCAAAAACCCAGCAAGGCTGTAGAAGCTCTTCAGATATCTTGTCTCCTACTGCCACCAGAAAATAGGAGAAGACTACAGCTATTGGTGAGAATGATGGCAAGAATTAGTCTAAACCAGGATTTGCCACGTCTTTCTGAATCAGTGAGGACCAGAACTTTG atgGTTCAGGTGTTTTCCCGTTGTATTCTCTGTTCAAAGGATGAAATAGACTTGGATGAACTTCTTGCTGCTAAACTAGTATCTTTTCTCATGGATAATTATCAAGAGATCTTAAATGTTCCTTCTGCTTTAAAGTCTTCCATAGAAGATCATGTTGTACATCTCCAGAGAGTCCAA GTGAATTTGAATACCAAAGGGCAACTGGCTCTCAAGAACCACTGGCAGCTTTGTTGGAAGAAATTGTAA